The Porphyromonas sp. oral taxon 275 DNA window CTAGGAGCGACAGGCCAAGCACGGAGGCTCGGGCACAGGCAAGCGAGACGGGCAAATATCCTATCTTTGTAACAAACTAATACACTACGGATATGAAGCTATCAGACTCTAGAGGACTAAGCCTACTCCTGGTGGGCCTCCTCACACTCCTTCCCCTGCTGCGACTCAGCGCCCAGACAGGACAGACCACGCAGGCTGATAAGGACAAGTCCTTCAGCCTGAATGTCGATGGGCGCCTTACCTTCGACGCGGCTACCTACTTCGTCCCCGGGAGTAGCGACCTGCGCTACTCAGGAGCTCCCTTCCGTATGTCGCCCGCGAGCCAGGTCAGCCAAGCGCGCATCGCAGCAGTTCTAGGGCTCGACCGCTGGTCAGGACGCTTCGACCTCGACTTTGTTCGGGCTCGTGTCACGCTCTGTGATCTCTTCGTCCGCTACAGCTATGCGCCCCAGGCCAACATCACTGTAGGCTACATCTTCGACCCCATCAGCATAGGGATCAATACGGCTACCCGTCATCGATCGGTGAACCTCGCTCCCGCCGTCGCCCCCCTAGCGCAGAGCTCACGCCACTGGTCCATCCACTGGCGTCAATGGGGGCGCAACTACTGGCTCTCTGCAGCCCTCGCCGCTGGCGGCATCGAGAGCATCAATGCCAGCCCCAACCACTACAGCGAGGGCTACGGCATCTCAGCACGCGCCGTCTGGCTCCCTAGTCCCGAGCCCGACCGCCTCATCCATCTAGGTATCGCTGGGACCGTGCGCGCTGGTGACCGCAGCCAGAATCCTCTCGGGAGCTTCACCCTACGCGCAGCCCCGAGCTCTGATGTCGACGGCCGCAGCTTCATCCTCAGGACGCTGACGGGAGTGCAGCGCTACGAGATCCTCGGGCTGGAGGCAGCTCTGCGTACCCCCAAGGTCTACCTCCTTGGCGAAGGGCTCTACACCCGCGTAGGCTACGACCCGACGGTCACCGACCCCGAGAAGCTCCAGAGCGGCCTCTTCGTAAGTCCCCACAGCTACAGCAATCACTACGGGGGCTATATCGAGGGTAGCTACATGCTCCGCGGCACGCAGCGCAAGTACCTCAAGGCAGCCTCAGTCTTCAACAACGTCGCCGACGAAGTCAGCCCTGGGGGCAACCTCGAGCTGATGGCACGCCTCAGCTACATCAATGCCCGCACTGGTGGGGCGAGTACAGATGCTCTCGTCGCGCTCAACTGGTTCCCCTCGCCCAGCGTCCTCCTCGGGCTCAGCTACAGCTAGATGAACGCCTCGGCAAGCGATGGGGGCAAGATCACCCGTGTCGGCGCAGCCTATGATGGCCTCCAGGTACACTGCCTGCAGCTGCGTACCCAGTTCGTCTTCTAGCCTCCACGCTACTACCCCATACCCACATTATGACCCTCCTCCGCCCCTACCTCGCACTCGCGACGCTCCTTATAGCACTACCTCTCTCCGCAGGCACGCCCAAGAAACCCGCCAAGGCCAAGCCTCAGGTCACAGCCAAGACACCCCAAGCCCACCTCGAGGATGCACGCCAGCTCTACCGAGCCTACCGCATCAATGAGGCCATGGATCAGATCGCCGAGGCGATGGCAGCGGCTAAGGGTAAGCGCTTCGACGACGAGACGATGGCTGTGTACCGCGAGCTCCACGGGCAGATCAATCGTGCAGCCGTCATGAGCGACCGAGCAGATAGCCAAGTACTCCTAGACAGCATCGTCGTCCCCAAGGCAGACTGGCTGAAGCACCTCGCGGCCTACGAGCCTGGTCTCCAGCCGATGCAGGAGCCCCTACCTGGTGAGTCACAGATGCCCAGCGTCAGCTACCGCGACGCCCTGGAGCGCAACCAGCTACTCCCCTCGGGGCAGAGCCTCGTATGGCACTCCAAGGTCGGAGGCGCATGGGAGCCCCAGCCGCTGAGCACCCGAGCGCTCGACGAGGAGCAGCCGCTCGTCTGCCCCATCCTCCTAGAGGACGGCACAACGCTGCTCTTCGGACGCGAAGGAGCTAAGGGCATCGGAGGCTATGACCTCTATATCTCCCGCCTCAGAGATGGAGGGGGCGCCTTCCTCGAGCCTACACTCCTGGGGATGCCCTACAACTCGCCCTACAACGACTACCTCCTCTCCTGGCACGAGAGCGAAGGCTGGGGGACGCTCGTCAGCGACCGCTTCTGCGGCCCTGACTCCGTGCACATCTACCGCTTCGCCCAGAAGCCCAGCTTCCTCTCGGGGCAGACCAAGGTAGAGCCAAGAGAGGAGACAGCAGGAGAGGAGTTTGACTTCGCCCGCGCCTCCCTATCGGGCCTCC harbors:
- a CDS encoding porin, whose amino-acid sequence is MKLSDSRGLSLLLVGLLTLLPLLRLSAQTGQTTQADKDKSFSLNVDGRLTFDAATYFVPGSSDLRYSGAPFRMSPASQVSQARIAAVLGLDRWSGRFDLDFVRARVTLCDLFVRYSYAPQANITVGYIFDPISIGINTATRHRSVNLAPAVAPLAQSSRHWSIHWRQWGRNYWLSAALAAGGIESINASPNHYSEGYGISARAVWLPSPEPDRLIHLGIAGTVRAGDRSQNPLGSFTLRAAPSSDVDGRSFILRTLTGVQRYEILGLEAALRTPKVYLLGEGLYTRVGYDPTVTDPEKLQSGLFVSPHSYSNHYGGYIEGSYMLRGTQRKYLKAASVFNNVADEVSPGGNLELMARLSYINARTGGASTDALVALNWFPSPSVLLGLSYS